The following coding sequences lie in one Thalassoglobus polymorphus genomic window:
- the mch gene encoding methenyltetrahydromethanopterin cyclohydrolase translates to MNDDDSDLLESDPILNDSTWDLVHQILGSLDELRVEPVDYDGPGLILDFGVDAPGSLAAGLALAEVCTAGLADISIVPGEMGGLGWPQLFVQSDDPVEACLFSQYAGWQIAVGEYFAMGSGPMRAAANKEELFEKLGYNEEAFGVVGVLESGQLPTAEAVEEIASSCNVDPDQVALLVAPTASIAGNMQVIARSVETSLHKLLELGFDVGRIESACGSAPISPVAKDDLTGIGLTNDAILYGGRVTLWVNGDDDSIREIGPEVPSSASPIYGKPFLEIFEAADRDFYKIDPNLFSPAEILIHNVQTGSAFHFGGIDHSVLKKSFGLE, encoded by the coding sequence ATGAATGACGATGATAGCGACCTTTTAGAATCCGATCCGATTTTGAATGACTCGACCTGGGATCTGGTTCACCAGATTCTCGGTAGTCTCGATGAACTTCGGGTTGAGCCGGTGGACTATGACGGTCCAGGGTTGATTCTCGACTTTGGCGTCGATGCGCCGGGAAGTCTGGCAGCTGGTTTAGCCTTGGCAGAAGTCTGTACGGCTGGGCTGGCGGACATTTCAATTGTCCCGGGGGAGATGGGCGGCTTAGGGTGGCCACAACTCTTTGTTCAATCAGACGATCCCGTCGAAGCCTGTCTGTTCAGTCAATATGCAGGTTGGCAAATTGCTGTTGGGGAATATTTCGCGATGGGAAGCGGTCCCATGCGGGCAGCGGCCAACAAGGAAGAACTCTTCGAGAAACTTGGCTACAACGAAGAGGCATTCGGAGTTGTCGGCGTGCTGGAAAGTGGTCAGCTTCCAACTGCTGAGGCTGTCGAAGAGATCGCAAGTTCTTGTAATGTCGATCCAGACCAGGTTGCACTTTTGGTTGCCCCGACAGCCAGCATTGCGGGCAACATGCAAGTGATTGCCCGAAGCGTCGAGACGTCGTTACATAAGTTGCTCGAGTTGGGGTTCGATGTCGGAAGAATCGAATCGGCGTGCGGCTCGGCTCCCATTTCACCGGTCGCAAAAGACGATCTCACCGGGATTGGGCTCACGAATGATGCGATTTTGTATGGGGGGCGGGTGACGCTCTGGGTCAATGGAGATGATGACTCGATTCGCGAGATCGGTCCTGAGGTGCCTTCGTCGGCCTCACCTATTTACGGGAAGCCGTTTCTGGAGATTTTCGAAGCGGCAGATCGAGATTTTTACAAGATTGACCCCAATCTTTTTAGCCCGGCAGAAATTTTGATTCACAACGTTCAGACCGGTTCGGCATTTCATTTTGGTGGAATTGATCATAGCGTGTTGAAGAAGTCGTTCGGTTTGGAGTAA
- the lnt gene encoding apolipoprotein N-acyltransferase, producing MDDMTASKETANAPAGAAQGERIEKIISAGRHTRPGGWGTVVLISISACLTWASFTPVDVGPLAWVCLVPLLMLARIEHRTSRMYRSLYVVGFVMWLITLQWMRLGDPLMYFALLALSAYMAFFWPIFIALTRSAVWRYRTPLYIAAPVFWVGLEYLRAYLISGFSWYYIGHTQHNWVEIIQVSDIFGAYGVSFLVVMANAAIAQAIPLSWISKFRLTSAESLAADDATPPRRRFQGVVVSVVLVGIALGYGVMRRNQSEFTPGPRVSLIQGNFPASLKSDREQWGEIYQTHNTLTGLTVPYQPDVIIWPEAMFRYPMMEYDKTMSDDELDTVHPMLRTEDWKNRNSQDSLVGLSEKTDAALVIGIIVADATREGVQNYNSAVFVEPDGGLQNRYDKIHRVPFGEYIPFQSQLKNVPIIGSLAPMRGEYGIDAGSTVEVFEHKDWRILPTICFEDTVPHLVRGMVNSASDSEKNQVDLLVNLTNDGWFHGSSELDQHLITSSFRAVETRTPIVRAVNTGISAIIDGDGVIRDPEYFIDLDAKLEDVAPRESMRDPKTGKFYRQLNCALVADVPIDDRTSLYVRFGDWFAAMCLVATIAVAIQLLPLLRKRSQGTS from the coding sequence ATGGACGACATGACCGCTTCGAAAGAGACAGCCAACGCTCCAGCCGGGGCTGCACAGGGCGAACGCATTGAGAAAATCATCTCTGCTGGTCGTCATACGCGTCCTGGTGGGTGGGGAACTGTCGTTCTCATTTCAATCTCTGCCTGCTTAACATGGGCGTCGTTTACTCCCGTCGATGTGGGACCGCTGGCGTGGGTCTGTCTGGTTCCACTGCTGATGCTCGCACGGATTGAACATCGTACGAGTCGGATGTACCGAAGTTTGTACGTCGTTGGTTTTGTGATGTGGCTCATCACTTTGCAATGGATGCGGCTCGGCGATCCTTTGATGTATTTTGCATTGCTGGCTCTCTCAGCGTACATGGCTTTTTTCTGGCCGATCTTTATCGCCCTCACTCGCAGTGCTGTGTGGAGATATCGCACACCTTTGTACATAGCAGCGCCCGTCTTCTGGGTGGGGCTTGAATATTTGAGAGCCTATTTGATTTCTGGATTCTCGTGGTATTACATCGGTCATACGCAACACAACTGGGTGGAGATCATCCAGGTCAGTGACATTTTTGGAGCGTATGGAGTGAGCTTTCTTGTTGTGATGGCAAATGCAGCCATCGCTCAGGCAATACCGCTTTCGTGGATTAGCAAGTTCCGACTTACCAGTGCTGAAAGTCTGGCAGCGGATGACGCAACGCCTCCACGTCGTCGATTTCAAGGAGTTGTCGTTTCTGTTGTCCTGGTCGGGATTGCACTTGGCTATGGAGTGATGAGGCGCAACCAGTCTGAGTTTACGCCGGGACCACGAGTCTCTCTGATTCAAGGAAATTTTCCTGCGTCACTCAAATCTGACCGGGAACAATGGGGCGAGATCTATCAGACTCACAATACCCTCACAGGACTCACGGTTCCGTATCAGCCTGATGTCATCATCTGGCCGGAAGCGATGTTCCGTTACCCGATGATGGAATACGACAAGACGATGTCCGATGATGAACTGGACACCGTTCATCCTATGCTTCGTACTGAAGACTGGAAAAACCGCAACTCGCAAGACTCACTTGTTGGACTCTCAGAGAAAACGGATGCGGCACTTGTCATCGGAATTATTGTCGCAGATGCGACGCGGGAAGGGGTTCAAAACTACAACTCTGCGGTGTTTGTTGAGCCGGATGGAGGGCTGCAAAACCGTTACGATAAAATTCATCGCGTTCCCTTTGGCGAGTATATTCCATTTCAAAGTCAGCTCAAAAACGTGCCGATCATTGGGAGTCTTGCCCCCATGCGAGGTGAATACGGAATCGATGCCGGAAGCACTGTTGAAGTCTTTGAACACAAGGACTGGCGAATCCTTCCCACGATCTGCTTTGAAGATACCGTTCCGCATCTGGTGCGAGGAATGGTGAACTCCGCTTCTGACTCAGAGAAAAATCAAGTCGATTTACTCGTGAATCTGACAAACGATGGCTGGTTTCATGGTTCCAGCGAATTGGATCAACATCTGATTACGAGTTCGTTTCGGGCTGTTGAAACTCGGACGCCAATTGTGCGGGCTGTGAACACTGGAATCTCTGCGATCATCGACGGTGACGGTGTCATTCGCGATCCAGAATACTTTATTGATCTGGATGCGAAGCTTGAAGATGTTGCTCCACGTGAATCGATGCGAGATCCCAAAACCGGCAAGTTCTATCGCCAGCTCAACTGTGCACTCGTCGCTGACGTTCCTATCGATGATCGAACGAGTCTTTACGTCCGATTCGGAGACTGGTTCGCTGCCATGTGTCTTGTCGCAACAATCGCAGTGGCGATTCAACTTTTGCCGCTGTTGCGTAAGCGTTCACAAGGTACAAGTTAG
- a CDS encoding molybdopterin molybdotransferase MoeA, whose protein sequence is MLNVDQALGLIRETVSSAPKQASSLLDALGSRLAEKIVCPEDSPPFDKSMMDGFAVRSSDLRIGEIEFSKIGELAAGHESTLSIGSGQTIQIMTGAPIPEGADVVIPVEQSRELGDSRICLTLESEVASGRNILRQGTNMRVDEDVIASGQLIRPQEIALLAEMGLAHVPVYPKPSVAILATGDELVPVDATPGPGQIRNSNALMLAQQVSAAGAVPEILDIARDNREDLRAKIQQGLQADFLCLSGGVSAGKLDLVPSELERAGVRKVFHKVAMKPGKPIWFGKRETEPASECYVFGLPGNPVSSMVCFELFVRTALQKFSGSPNASPQLLEAELTKKFEQRGDRDVWFPSIVEADSNKLHLTPTNWKGSSDLRSTILANCSALFPAGIHTFQRGETVQVLLWSGSRIEPKLTHNS, encoded by the coding sequence ATGTTGAATGTCGACCAAGCTCTGGGTTTAATCAGAGAAACAGTTTCCTCGGCTCCCAAGCAAGCAAGTTCATTGTTAGATGCTTTGGGGAGTCGACTCGCTGAGAAGATTGTCTGTCCCGAAGATTCTCCTCCGTTTGACAAGTCGATGATGGACGGCTTCGCAGTGCGCAGTTCTGACTTGAGAATCGGCGAAATTGAATTTTCTAAAATTGGCGAACTGGCAGCTGGCCACGAGTCAACGCTCTCAATTGGCTCGGGACAAACCATTCAAATTATGACCGGTGCTCCGATTCCAGAAGGAGCAGATGTGGTCATTCCGGTAGAACAATCGAGAGAGCTTGGCGACTCACGAATTTGCCTGACCTTGGAAAGTGAAGTGGCATCTGGACGCAACATCCTTCGCCAAGGGACTAACATGCGAGTGGATGAGGATGTCATCGCGTCGGGTCAACTGATTCGCCCTCAGGAGATAGCATTGTTGGCGGAGATGGGGCTGGCACATGTTCCTGTTTACCCCAAACCTTCTGTTGCAATTCTGGCGACGGGAGACGAATTGGTCCCCGTCGATGCAACACCGGGCCCGGGGCAAATTCGCAACTCCAACGCCTTGATGCTCGCACAACAAGTGAGCGCTGCCGGGGCTGTGCCGGAGATTCTTGATATCGCCAGAGACAACCGCGAAGACCTGCGAGCCAAAATCCAGCAAGGTTTGCAGGCGGATTTTCTCTGTCTTTCGGGGGGAGTCTCAGCCGGGAAACTGGACCTGGTTCCATCAGAACTCGAAAGAGCAGGCGTCAGAAAAGTCTTTCACAAAGTCGCCATGAAACCGGGAAAACCGATTTGGTTCGGAAAACGTGAAACTGAACCGGCTTCAGAGTGCTATGTCTTCGGACTGCCCGGAAACCCTGTCAGCAGTATGGTTTGCTTCGAACTCTTCGTGCGTACTGCCCTTCAAAAATTCTCAGGAAGCCCAAATGCTTCGCCACAATTGCTGGAAGCAGAGTTAACGAAAAAGTTCGAGCAGCGAGGGGATCGTGATGTCTGGTTTCCATCGATTGTGGAAGCCGACTCGAATAAACTCCATTTGACGCCGACGAACTGGAAAGGCTCATCAGATTTGCGATCAACGATTCTCGCCAATTGTAGTGCCTTGTTTCCAGCTGGGATTCACACTTTTCAGAGGGGAGAGACTGTTCAGGTACTGCTCTGGTCTGGGAGTCGTATTGAGCCTAAACTGACGCACAATTCATAA
- a CDS encoding sensor histidine kinase, with the protein MLLSNTMWRKLMTNLGLVVFMLFLFAFSSFAGINSYSRMVNDLELSITNMPSRDRLIASLANLLKPFKVDLPDESKPHALRVERATIQHDQFEQELANVTVRIDQFEQAFQKLPDNLRPGYAEESSYFSMFRTIHQRLETLKSERDLLFDPDLRDGYIRGVTRTVAELTEIAESLPDPSNRLGERLKEARDDKQIHLRVVAATGLLSVVLLGLLIYCSWRWIFKPILGLTEGVEKLSAGNYNYRLDVKTQCELSQMANTFNEMAAKIEQDQLDKEEEIKNRSKQLVQSERLAGVGFLASGVAHEINNPLSVIMNAINGVQRRLTDDVMTQLPDKDRKRILDYLNLVLSEAERCETITKKLLDFSYGKADERNLYDIVAVCQEVASMVGHLSKYQQKQVTVDRTDPLHAWVNGPEIKQVVLNLVANALDASEDGNSVEISVKELPDQVEISVTDHGAGMTAEQQTKIFEPFFTTKEVGKGTGLGLSITHRIVVDHNGRLEVNSNGPGTGSTFTLRLPKNKKQARAA; encoded by the coding sequence ATGTTGCTCTCGAACACGATGTGGCGCAAGCTGATGACCAACTTGGGGTTGGTTGTTTTCATGCTCTTTCTCTTTGCATTCAGCAGCTTTGCCGGGATCAACTCATACAGTCGCATGGTCAACGATCTTGAGCTCAGCATCACAAATATGCCGAGCCGGGACCGGTTGATCGCTTCATTGGCGAATTTGCTCAAGCCATTCAAAGTCGACTTGCCAGACGAAAGCAAGCCGCATGCACTGCGAGTTGAACGAGCGACAATACAGCACGACCAATTTGAGCAAGAGCTTGCAAATGTCACTGTCAGAATCGACCAGTTCGAGCAAGCTTTTCAGAAACTCCCGGACAATCTTCGTCCGGGGTACGCTGAAGAGAGTTCCTACTTCTCCATGTTTCGGACGATCCATCAAAGGCTCGAAACTCTGAAGTCTGAAAGAGACCTGCTTTTTGACCCAGATTTACGTGACGGCTATATTCGAGGGGTGACGCGGACAGTCGCCGAACTCACGGAAATCGCTGAAAGCCTTCCTGATCCATCGAACCGATTGGGCGAGCGTCTGAAAGAGGCTCGCGATGACAAGCAAATTCACTTACGAGTCGTCGCCGCGACCGGCCTGCTTTCAGTGGTGCTTTTAGGGTTATTAATTTATTGCTCCTGGCGGTGGATTTTCAAACCGATTCTTGGGCTCACCGAAGGAGTCGAGAAACTTTCAGCTGGTAACTACAACTACCGTTTGGACGTTAAAACCCAGTGCGAACTCTCGCAAATGGCGAATACATTCAACGAGATGGCGGCCAAGATCGAGCAGGACCAGTTGGATAAAGAAGAGGAAATCAAAAACCGCAGCAAGCAACTTGTTCAATCGGAACGTCTGGCCGGAGTCGGTTTTCTCGCCTCAGGTGTGGCACACGAAATTAACAATCCACTTTCGGTCATCATGAATGCCATCAACGGCGTGCAACGACGTTTAACAGATGACGTAATGACTCAACTTCCAGACAAGGATCGAAAGCGAATTCTGGACTACCTGAACCTTGTCCTTTCAGAGGCGGAACGCTGTGAGACGATCACCAAGAAACTGCTTGATTTCTCTTACGGAAAAGCCGACGAGCGGAACTTGTACGATATCGTCGCTGTCTGTCAGGAAGTCGCCTCAATGGTCGGACACCTGAGCAAGTATCAACAGAAACAAGTCACAGTTGATAGAACTGACCCATTGCACGCTTGGGTGAACGGACCTGAAATCAAACAGGTTGTTCTCAATTTAGTAGCGAATGCTCTGGATGCCTCTGAAGATGGAAACTCCGTGGAGATCTCCGTAAAAGAACTTCCTGATCAAGTTGAAATCTCCGTGACCGATCACGGAGCGGGAATGACAGCTGAACAACAGACGAAGATTTTTGAGCCGTTCTTTACAACGAAGGAAGTCGGAAAAGGAACCGGACTCGGGCTTTCCATCACCCATCGAATCGTCGTTGACCACAATGGTCGTCTCGAAGTCAACAGTAACGGACCGGGAACCGGCTCGACGTTCACTTTGCGATTACCCAAAAACAAAAAGCAAGCACGAGCAGCGTAA
- a CDS encoding aldo/keto reductase encodes MEHRQIGNSNLYVSPVAMGCWPITGITSTNVTEEHSLATLRAAFDSGINFFDTAYIYGYEGESERLIARALGDVRDKIVIASKCGLHWGSDQKQARDARPETIKKECEESLQRLNTDRIDLYYLHAPDPNVPIAESAGAISELLSEGKILAAGVSNFTEIPQYEEFHAVCTISADQPFYNMLQREIEKEQLPWCLKNNVSVNPYWPLMKGFLAGKIRRDHEWAPNDGRQRFPVFVGEEWEKTHAFLDEIRPIAAEAEMTVAQLAIAWVIAQPGIGAALCGAKRPEQIQETAQAMNQSLTESQLAKIGQAIQNRGEVNRHPAT; translated from the coding sequence ATGGAACACCGACAGATCGGCAACTCAAATTTGTACGTTTCCCCCGTTGCTATGGGATGTTGGCCCATCACAGGGATCACGAGTACGAATGTCACCGAAGAACATAGTCTGGCGACACTGCGAGCAGCCTTCGACTCTGGCATCAACTTTTTCGACACCGCTTACATTTACGGTTATGAAGGGGAAAGTGAACGCCTGATCGCCCGCGCACTGGGAGATGTCCGTGACAAAATCGTAATCGCCTCGAAATGTGGACTTCATTGGGGCAGCGATCAAAAACAGGCTCGCGATGCTCGACCGGAGACAATCAAAAAAGAGTGCGAAGAAAGCCTCCAACGACTCAACACAGATCGAATCGACCTCTATTATCTTCACGCTCCCGATCCGAATGTCCCCATCGCAGAATCAGCGGGGGCGATTAGTGAACTTCTCAGTGAAGGCAAGATTCTCGCTGCGGGAGTCTCAAACTTCACAGAAATTCCTCAGTACGAAGAGTTCCATGCGGTTTGCACAATCTCAGCTGATCAACCGTTCTACAACATGTTGCAGCGAGAAATCGAAAAAGAACAACTTCCCTGGTGTCTGAAAAACAACGTGTCAGTGAATCCATACTGGCCTCTGATGAAAGGTTTTCTGGCAGGGAAAATCAGACGCGATCATGAGTGGGCGCCTAACGATGGACGACAAAGATTTCCCGTCTTTGTTGGTGAAGAATGGGAGAAAACACACGCATTTCTCGACGAAATTCGCCCAATCGCAGCTGAGGCCGAAATGACAGTCGCCCAACTGGCAATTGCGTGGGTCATCGCGCAACCAGGCATTGGAGCAGCGTTATGTGGGGCAAAGCGGCCAGAGCAGATTCAAGAGACAGCCCAAGCCATGAATCAATCCCTCACCGAATCTCAGCTCGCCAAAATCGGACAAGCAATCCAAAATCGTGGTGAAGTGAATCGCCACCCAGCGACTTAA
- the hisN gene encoding histidinol-phosphatase, with protein MDTNANQQRSIQERLNFGLDVSAQAEAIVMKYFLNDKLQVMLKGDQSPVTVADRGAEEFLRGKIAQEFPDDAIMGEEFGAQDGTSGFRWILDPIDGTKSFIHGVPLFGMLVGLQFEGDCVAGICRIPATNEVVYAHRGGGAWWQRGESEPVPAKVSDTSELSESLFLFTAVEGWQEIDQFELLGEFSAKCRLSRSWGDCYGHILVATGRADLMVDPLLAEWDAAALIPIVEEAGGVFMDWKGESTALGGNGISVNPHLKDAVLAMIQ; from the coding sequence ATGGATACCAACGCGAATCAACAGCGATCGATTCAAGAGCGGCTGAACTTCGGTCTCGACGTTTCTGCTCAGGCAGAGGCGATCGTCATGAAATACTTTTTGAATGACAAATTGCAAGTCATGCTGAAAGGTGATCAATCTCCCGTGACTGTTGCAGATCGCGGAGCCGAAGAGTTCTTGCGAGGGAAAATCGCTCAGGAGTTTCCCGACGATGCGATTATGGGCGAAGAGTTCGGGGCACAAGATGGAACCAGCGGATTCCGTTGGATCTTAGACCCAATTGATGGAACGAAATCGTTCATTCATGGTGTTCCATTGTTCGGAATGCTGGTTGGATTGCAGTTTGAAGGAGACTGCGTGGCTGGGATTTGTCGAATTCCTGCGACGAATGAGGTCGTCTATGCTCATCGTGGTGGCGGGGCCTGGTGGCAGCGAGGAGAGAGTGAACCTGTTCCAGCCAAAGTGAGTGACACATCAGAACTGAGTGAATCACTCTTCCTTTTCACAGCTGTCGAAGGCTGGCAGGAAATCGATCAATTCGAATTGCTGGGTGAGTTCTCAGCGAAGTGCCGACTGTCACGAAGTTGGGGCGATTGCTACGGACATATTCTGGTCGCCACCGGACGTGCGGATCTCATGGTTGATCCGCTTCTCGCTGAATGGGATGCGGCAGCCCTGATTCCCATTGTTGAAGAAGCTGGTGGTGTTTTTATGGATTGGAAAGGCGAATCGACCGCACTTGGTGGAAATGGGATTTCAGTCAATCCTCACCTGAAAGATGCCGTCCTCGCGATGATTCAGTAG
- a CDS encoding bifunctional riboflavin kinase/FAD synthetase — translation MSTHLGLHDSPPYRDGYLSIGNFDGVHLGHRAILSKLVEKARAARTTSTVLTFDPHPIQLLRPEFLPPKLTTLEEKAELIQSCGVDHVVVYPTDHSLLELEPESFFKQIVLNHFQARGMVEGPNFYFGKNRAGTTETLQQLCFEHQMSLEIVSPTLLGELMVSSSEIRSNLKQGHVSLAASQLGRPYAISGVVIRGDERGRMLGFPTANLGEVETQIPKPGVYAAIARVGEKSWKAAINIGPNPTFGIVVQKIEAHLLDFEGDLYGQKICLDLIERVRDVKSFETVEELKQQVRKDIEQVQKMTK, via the coding sequence ATGTCAACCCACTTAGGACTTCACGATTCGCCTCCCTATCGAGATGGTTATCTTTCGATCGGAAACTTTGATGGTGTCCATCTTGGGCATCGCGCGATTCTGTCTAAGTTAGTCGAGAAGGCAAGAGCTGCGCGAACAACTTCCACCGTTCTGACTTTTGATCCTCACCCGATTCAGTTGCTTCGCCCTGAGTTTCTTCCGCCTAAACTGACGACTTTAGAAGAGAAGGCTGAACTCATTCAGAGTTGCGGGGTTGATCATGTTGTTGTTTATCCGACAGATCATTCACTTCTGGAGTTGGAACCAGAAAGTTTTTTCAAGCAAATCGTTCTGAACCATTTTCAAGCCCGTGGGATGGTGGAAGGGCCGAATTTCTATTTTGGAAAGAACCGGGCAGGCACGACAGAAACTTTGCAGCAGCTATGCTTTGAACATCAGATGTCGCTGGAAATCGTTTCGCCAACGTTGCTCGGTGAATTGATGGTTTCATCGAGTGAAATTCGCAGTAATTTGAAACAGGGACACGTTTCTCTCGCAGCCAGTCAACTCGGTCGACCTTATGCAATTTCCGGAGTTGTGATTCGAGGAGACGAGCGGGGGCGGATGTTAGGATTTCCCACAGCAAATCTCGGAGAAGTCGAAACTCAGATTCCCAAGCCCGGAGTCTACGCAGCGATTGCAAGGGTTGGAGAAAAGTCCTGGAAGGCTGCGATCAACATCGGCCCGAATCCGACATTTGGAATTGTCGTTCAGAAGATTGAAGCACACTTGCTTGATTTCGAAGGAGATCTCTACGGGCAGAAAATTTGCCTTGATCTCATCGAGCGTGTCCGTGACGTCAAATCGTTTGAGACGGTTGAGGAGTTGAAACAACAAGTCCGCAAAGACATTGAGCAAGTGCAGAAAATGACAAAGTGA
- a CDS encoding prephenate dehydrogenase, producing the protein MSRPLQQFENLAIVGVGLIGGSIALAAKKHGLTRNVIGIGRNEQRLKLAKEQKLIDVALTDVTQLQNVDIAVVCTPVSRIAEDVIAVAQATPASTLITDAGSVKASLCTELDQYPEIAARFVGSHPLAGSHQSGFENANASLYENRKCVVTPSEHSPQEVVQTISSFWTQLGMDVRFMSPREHDHVLAMTSHLPHLVAAAVADQIDDHTVDFAATGFRDTTRVAAGDPGLWTAIFSENAPQLVHVTDQLIAKLTRYRNALLENDGQTVSELLKQAQEKRKLFEDRQRSSSPQGE; encoded by the coding sequence ATGTCCCGCCCTCTTCAACAATTTGAAAATCTCGCCATTGTGGGCGTCGGTTTGATCGGTGGATCAATCGCCCTGGCAGCCAAAAAACATGGCCTCACCCGAAATGTGATCGGAATTGGGCGCAATGAACAGCGTTTGAAACTTGCTAAAGAACAGAAGCTGATTGATGTCGCGCTGACAGATGTGACTCAGCTGCAAAACGTCGACATCGCTGTGGTCTGTACACCTGTGAGCCGAATCGCTGAGGATGTGATTGCGGTCGCGCAAGCCACACCCGCATCGACATTGATCACCGACGCTGGAAGCGTCAAAGCAAGTCTTTGCACGGAATTGGACCAATACCCAGAGATCGCTGCACGTTTTGTTGGCTCGCACCCTTTGGCCGGTTCTCATCAGTCAGGCTTTGAAAACGCAAATGCGAGTCTGTATGAAAACCGCAAGTGTGTCGTGACCCCCTCTGAACATTCCCCTCAAGAGGTCGTTCAGACAATAAGTTCATTCTGGACCCAGCTTGGAATGGATGTTCGCTTCATGTCTCCACGCGAGCATGATCACGTACTGGCGATGACGAGCCACTTACCCCATCTCGTGGCAGCAGCTGTTGCAGATCAAATCGATGATCACACCGTCGACTTTGCAGCGACAGGTTTTCGTGATACAACAAGAGTTGCAGCAGGCGATCCGGGACTCTGGACAGCCATCTTCTCTGAGAATGCCCCTCAGCTCGTCCATGTGACTGACCAACTGATCGCGAAACTGACTCGATACCGAAACGCACTCCTGGAGAATGACGGCCAGACAGTTTCCGAACTTCTGAAACAGGCTCAGGAGAAACGAAAACTTTTCGAAGACCGTCAGCGAAGTAGCTCACCTCAGGGAGAATGA
- a CDS encoding AAA family ATPase translates to MSTDVASLIGSLEENIAKVLLGKDEVIRLCVVALLAEGHLLIEDSPGVGKTSLAKAIAQSLNCQFSRLQCTPDMLPSDILGSSIFLPNQGTFEFRKGPIFTNVLLSDEINRTTPRTQSALLEAMMERQISVDGQTYQLDKPFLVIATQNPFEFEGTYPLPENQLDRFMLCTTVGYPDRDAERLVFNSHRTGEPVDDLQAVMTDEQVIGLQQKVRKVTVEESVADYILDLVQATRENKELSLGVSTRGALTMYRAAQSLALVEGRNYVIPDDVKRLASPVLAHRVVCRGVIREGQRNRARQILQQIVDTTPVPS, encoded by the coding sequence GTGTCTACAGATGTTGCCTCGTTGATTGGCTCTTTAGAAGAGAATATCGCCAAAGTCCTCTTGGGAAAAGATGAGGTGATTCGCCTTTGTGTTGTGGCATTACTCGCGGAAGGCCACCTGCTGATTGAGGATTCTCCTGGAGTGGGGAAGACCTCGCTGGCAAAGGCGATTGCTCAAAGCCTGAATTGTCAATTTTCACGGCTGCAATGTACTCCAGACATGCTCCCCAGCGATATTTTGGGATCGAGCATTTTTCTTCCCAATCAGGGGACATTTGAGTTTAGAAAAGGCCCGATTTTCACAAACGTTCTTCTTTCTGATGAAATTAACCGGACCACTCCACGAACTCAAAGTGCATTGCTTGAAGCGATGATGGAGCGGCAGATTTCTGTCGACGGGCAAACCTACCAGCTCGACAAGCCGTTTCTTGTGATTGCCACACAAAATCCATTTGAGTTTGAAGGAACCTATCCACTTCCGGAAAACCAACTCGACCGCTTCATGTTGTGTACAACGGTCGGGTACCCTGATCGAGACGCGGAACGCCTCGTCTTTAACTCTCATAGGACTGGTGAACCTGTTGATGATTTGCAGGCCGTGATGACGGATGAGCAAGTTATTGGGCTGCAACAAAAAGTTCGGAAAGTGACGGTCGAGGAGTCGGTGGCCGATTACATCCTCGACTTGGTTCAAGCGACCCGTGAAAACAAAGAACTGTCCCTTGGAGTCAGTACACGTGGAGCGCTGACGATGTATCGAGCTGCTCAGAGTCTGGCGCTCGTTGAAGGTCGAAATTACGTCATTCCCGATGATGTGAAACGTCTTGCCAGTCCAGTACTGGCTCATCGTGTCGTTTGTCGTGGAGTCATCCGCGAAGGCCAACGAAATCGAGCAAGACAGATCCTGCAACAAATTGTAGACACGACCCCAGTTCCCAGCTAA
- a CDS encoding DinB family protein: MSIAESILPEFQQEMAGTRKVLERIPEDKLDWKAHPKSNTIGWVASHLVEISSWVEGTLTKDSWDINPVDGEPHSSQTFTSCQKILEQFDANVAAAIERIKATPDEEFPKSWSLLSGGQTLLTMPKAGVIRTWVLNHTIHHRAHLCVYLRLNDIPVPGMYGPSGDE; the protein is encoded by the coding sequence ATGAGTATCGCTGAATCAATTTTGCCAGAGTTCCAACAGGAAATGGCAGGGACTCGTAAAGTGCTTGAACGAATCCCAGAGGACAAACTGGATTGGAAAGCACATCCAAAATCGAACACGATTGGATGGGTCGCTTCGCACCTTGTCGAAATTTCAAGTTGGGTTGAAGGGACGCTAACCAAAGATTCGTGGGACATCAATCCTGTCGATGGCGAACCCCATTCATCTCAAACTTTCACAAGTTGCCAGAAAATTCTCGAACAATTCGACGCCAATGTTGCAGCAGCCATCGAACGAATCAAAGCGACGCCGGACGAAGAATTCCCGAAGTCGTGGTCCTTGCTCTCTGGTGGTCAAACTCTCTTGACCATGCCCAAAGCAGGCGTCATCCGAACATGGGTCTTGAATCACACGATCCACCACCGTGCACATCTTTGTGTTTATCTCCGCTTGAACGACATTCCCGTTCCCGGAATGTACGGACCGTCTGGCGATGAATAA